The Equus quagga isolate Etosha38 chromosome 12, UCLA_HA_Equagga_1.0, whole genome shotgun sequence genome includes a region encoding these proteins:
- the E2F1 gene encoding transcription factor E2F1, translating to MAVAGAPAGGPCAPALEALLGAGALRLLDSSQIVIISTAQDASAPPAPAGPAAPAAGPRDPDLLLFATPQAPRPTPSAPRPALGRPPVKRRLDLETDHQYLAESSGPTRGRGRHPGKGVKSPGEKSRYETSLNLTTKRFLELLSRSADGVVDLNWAAEVLKVQKRRIYDITNVLEGIQLIAKKSKNHIQWLGSHAAVGIGGRLEGLTQDLRQLQESERQLDHLIHICTTQLRLLSEDTDSQRLAYVTCQDLRSIADPAEQMVMVIKAPPETQLQAVDSSETFQISLKSKQGPIDVFLCPEESAGGISPGKTLSQGTASGEEDRAADPATTVPPPSSPSSSPATDPSQSLLSLEQEPLLSRMGGLRAPVDEDRLSPLVAADSLLEHVREDFSSLLPEEFISLSPPHEALDYHFGLEEGEGIRDLFDCDFGDLTPLDF from the exons ATGGCCGTAGCTGGGGCCCCCGCGGGCGGCCCGTGCGCGCCGGCGCTGGAGGCCCTGCTCGGGGCCGGCGCGCTGCGGCTGCTCGACTCCTCGCAGATCGTCATCATCTCCACCGCGCAGGACGCCAGCGCCCCGCCGGCCCCAGCCGGCcccgccgcgcccgccgccgGCCCCCGCGACCCCGACCTGCTGCTCTTCGCCACGCCGCAGGCGCCCCGGCCCACACCCAGCGCGCCGCGCCCCGCGCTCGGCCGCCCGCCG GTGAAGCGGAGGCTGGACCTGGAAACAGACCATCAATACCTGGCTGAGAGCAGCGGGCCAACCCGGGGCAGAGGCCGTCACCCAGGAAAAG GTGTGAAATCCCCCGGGGAGAAGTCACGCTATGAAACATCGCTGAATCTGACTACCAAACGTTTCCTGGAACTGCTGAGCCGTTCAGCTGATGGTGTTGTCGACCTGAACTGGGCGGCAGAGGTGCTGAAGGTGCAGAAACGGCGCATCTACGACATCACCAACGTCCTCGAGGGCATCCAGCTCATTGCCAAGAAGTCCAAGAACCACATACAGTGGCT AGGCAGCCATGCAGCAGTAGGGATTGGTGGGCGGCTTGAAGGACTGACCCAGGACCTCCGGCAGCTGCAGGAGAGTGAGCGGCAGCTGGACCACCTGATCCACATCTGCACCACACAGCTGCGCCTGCTTTCCGAGGACACTGACAGCCAGCG CCTGGCCTATGTGACTTGCCAGGACCTTCGTAGCATCGCGGACCCTGCAGAGCAGATGGTCATGGTGATCAAGGCGCCTCCTGAGACCCAGCTTCAAGCCGTGGACTCCTCGGAG ACCTTTCAGATCTCCCTTAAGAGCAAACAAGGCCCCATCGACGTTTTCCTGTGCCCTGAGGAGAGCGCGGGCGGGATCAGCCCCGGGAAGACCTTGTCCCAAGGGACAGCTTCTGGAGAGGAGGACAGGGCAGCTGATCCTGCCACCACAGTgccaccaccatcatctcccTCCTCATCCCCTGCCACGGATCCTAGCCAGTCCCTGCTCAGCCTGGAGCAAG AACCTCTGCTTTCCCGGATGGGCGGCCTGCGGGCCCCTGTGGACGAGGACCGCCTGTCCCCGCTGGTGGCGGCTGACTCGCTCCTGGAGCATGTGCGGGAGGacttctccagcctcctccctgagGAGTTCATCAGCCTGTCCCCCCCCCACGAGGCCCTTGACTACCACTTTGGCCTTGAGGAGGGTGAGGGCATCAGAGACCTCTTCGACTGTGACTTTGGGGACCTCACTCCCCTGGATTTCTGA
- the NECAB3 gene encoding N-terminal EF-hand calcium-binding protein 3 isoform X2, translating into MACAGLLTVCLIRPPAPEPPRPPAPAGHALFQDVFRRADKNDDGKLSFEEFQNYFADGVLSPGELRELFGGIDGHPTDNLETEKLCDYFSEHLGVYQPVLAALESLNRAVLTAMDTTKLEYERASKVDQFVTRFLLRETVSQLQALQSSLEGASDTLEAQARGPRSDEDSVEVQSRPRGSRRAGRRALRSVSWSPTWSPGSSDTGAPVVGWEEGPGRVQHPQCPQCLLFHCSSVHPQMPPKLSPPGPPTPGQSSEAELQWRLQVNRLQELIDQLECKAPRLEPLHEEELTKGPDSHILVAQRQMQVAEEALQDFHRALCCYVDFTGAQSHCLQHQQSACSKAFQRILIDHLRAPDTLTTVFFPASWWIMNNN; encoded by the exons ATGGCGTGCGCGGGGCTGCTCACCGTGTGCCTGATCCGGCCGCCCGCGCCCGAGCCCCCGCGGCCCCCTGCGCCCGCCGGACACGCGCTCTTCCAGGAC GTTTTCCGCAGAGCAGACAAGAATG aTGATGGTAAGCTCTCATTTGAGGAATTCCAGAATTACTTTGCTGACGGGGTTCTCAGTCCGGGGGAGCTGCGGGAGCTCTTCGGAGGCATTGATGGGCACCCCACTGA CAATTTGGAAACGGAGAAGCTGTGTG ACTACTTCTCGGAACACCTGGGTGTCTACCAGCCTGTGCTGGCTGCACTGGAGTCGCTGAACCGTGCAGTGCTCACCGCCATGGACACCACCAAGCTG GAATATGAGCGGGCCTCCAAGGTGGACCAGTTTGTGACACGCTTCCTACTGCGGGAGACCGTGAGCCAGCTCCAAGCCCTGCAGAGCTCGCTGGAGGGGGCGTCTGACACTCTGGAGGCCCAGGCCCGTGGCCCGCG GTCAGATGAAGATAGTGTGGAGGTGCAGAGCAGGCCTCGTGGCAGCCGGCGGGCAGGGCGCAGGGCCCTGAGGAGTGTCAGCTGGTCACCCACCTGGTCTCCTGGCTCCTCTGACACAGGTGCACCTGTGgtagggtgggaggagggtcCAGGGCGGGTGCAGCATCCCCAGTGCCCCCAGTGCCTGCTCTTCCACTGCTCCTCAGTTCATCCTCAGATGCCTCCCAAGCTGAGTCCCCCCggaccccccaccccagggcagaGCTCAGAGGCTGAGTTGCAGTGGCGGCTCCAGGTCAACCGTCTCCAGGAGCTCATCGACCAGCTAGAGTGCAAG GCCCCCCGGCTGGAACCCCTGCATGAAGAGGAGCTTACCAAGGGGCCCGACTCG CACATCCTTGTGGCCCAGAGGCAGATGCAGGTGGCAGAGGAAGCCCTGCAAGACTTCCACCGTGCCCTGTGCTGCTACGTGGACTTCACAGGGGCCCAGAGCCATTGTCTGCA GCACCAGCAGTCTGCCTGCAGTAAGGCCTTCCAGCGCATCCTCATTGACCACTTGCGGGCTCCGGACACCCTCACTACTGTGTTCTTCCCAG CCTCCTGGTGGATTATGAATAATAACTGA
- the NECAB3 gene encoding N-terminal EF-hand calcium-binding protein 3 isoform X3 yields the protein MACAGLLTVCLIRPPAPEPPRPPAPAGHALFQDVFRRADKNDDGKLSFEEFQNYFADGVLSPGELRELFGGIDGHPTDNLETEKLCDYFSEHLGVYQPVLAALESLNRAVLTAMDTTKLEYERASKVDQFVTRFLLRETVSQLQALQSSLEGASDTLEAQARGPRSDEDSVEVQSRPRGSRRAGRRALRSVSWSPTWSPGSSDTGQSSEAELQWRLQVNRLQELIDQLECKAPRLEPLHEEELTKGPDSHILVAQRQMQVAEEALQDFHRALCCYVDFTGAQSHCLHVSAQKMLDNASFTLYEFWQDEASWRRHQQSACSKAFQRILIDHLRAPDTLTTVFFPASWWIMNNN from the exons ATGGCGTGCGCGGGGCTGCTCACCGTGTGCCTGATCCGGCCGCCCGCGCCCGAGCCCCCGCGGCCCCCTGCGCCCGCCGGACACGCGCTCTTCCAGGAC GTTTTCCGCAGAGCAGACAAGAATG aTGATGGTAAGCTCTCATTTGAGGAATTCCAGAATTACTTTGCTGACGGGGTTCTCAGTCCGGGGGAGCTGCGGGAGCTCTTCGGAGGCATTGATGGGCACCCCACTGA CAATTTGGAAACGGAGAAGCTGTGTG ACTACTTCTCGGAACACCTGGGTGTCTACCAGCCTGTGCTGGCTGCACTGGAGTCGCTGAACCGTGCAGTGCTCACCGCCATGGACACCACCAAGCTG GAATATGAGCGGGCCTCCAAGGTGGACCAGTTTGTGACACGCTTCCTACTGCGGGAGACCGTGAGCCAGCTCCAAGCCCTGCAGAGCTCGCTGGAGGGGGCGTCTGACACTCTGGAGGCCCAGGCCCGTGGCCCGCG GTCAGATGAAGATAGTGTGGAGGTGCAGAGCAGGCCTCGTGGCAGCCGGCGGGCAGGGCGCAGGGCCCTGAGGAGTGTCAGCTGGTCACCCACCTGGTCTCCTGGCTCCTCTGACACAG ggcagaGCTCAGAGGCTGAGTTGCAGTGGCGGCTCCAGGTCAACCGTCTCCAGGAGCTCATCGACCAGCTAGAGTGCAAG GCCCCCCGGCTGGAACCCCTGCATGAAGAGGAGCTTACCAAGGGGCCCGACTCG CACATCCTTGTGGCCCAGAGGCAGATGCAGGTGGCAGAGGAAGCCCTGCAAGACTTCCACCGTGCCCTGTGCTGCTACGTGGACTTCACAGGGGCCCAGAGCCATTGTCTGCA TGTGTCTGCCCAGAAGATGCTGGATAATGCCTCGTTCACCCTGTACGAGTTCTGGCAGGatgaggcttcctggagaag GCACCAGCAGTCTGCCTGCAGTAAGGCCTTCCAGCGCATCCTCATTGACCACTTGCGGGCTCCGGACACCCTCACTACTGTGTTCTTCCCAG CCTCCTGGTGGATTATGAATAATAACTGA
- the NECAB3 gene encoding N-terminal EF-hand calcium-binding protein 3 isoform X1 — MACAGLLTVCLIRPPAPEPPRPPAPAGHALFQDVFRRADKNDDGKLSFEEFQNYFADGVLSPGELRELFGGIDGHPTDNLETEKLCDYFSEHLGVYQPVLAALESLNRAVLTAMDTTKLEYERASKVDQFVTRFLLRETVSQLQALQSSLEGASDTLEAQARGPRSDEDSVEVQSRPRGSRRAGRRALRSVSWSPTWSPGSSDTGAPVVGWEEGPGRVQHPQCPQCLLFHCSSVHPQMPPKLSPPGPPTPGQSSEAELQWRLQVNRLQELIDQLECKAPRLEPLHEEELTKGPDSHILVAQRQMQVAEEALQDFHRALCCYVDFTGAQSHCLHVSAQKMLDNASFTLYEFWQDEASWRRHQQSACSKAFQRILIDHLRAPDTLTTVFFPASWWIMNNN, encoded by the exons ATGGCGTGCGCGGGGCTGCTCACCGTGTGCCTGATCCGGCCGCCCGCGCCCGAGCCCCCGCGGCCCCCTGCGCCCGCCGGACACGCGCTCTTCCAGGAC GTTTTCCGCAGAGCAGACAAGAATG aTGATGGTAAGCTCTCATTTGAGGAATTCCAGAATTACTTTGCTGACGGGGTTCTCAGTCCGGGGGAGCTGCGGGAGCTCTTCGGAGGCATTGATGGGCACCCCACTGA CAATTTGGAAACGGAGAAGCTGTGTG ACTACTTCTCGGAACACCTGGGTGTCTACCAGCCTGTGCTGGCTGCACTGGAGTCGCTGAACCGTGCAGTGCTCACCGCCATGGACACCACCAAGCTG GAATATGAGCGGGCCTCCAAGGTGGACCAGTTTGTGACACGCTTCCTACTGCGGGAGACCGTGAGCCAGCTCCAAGCCCTGCAGAGCTCGCTGGAGGGGGCGTCTGACACTCTGGAGGCCCAGGCCCGTGGCCCGCG GTCAGATGAAGATAGTGTGGAGGTGCAGAGCAGGCCTCGTGGCAGCCGGCGGGCAGGGCGCAGGGCCCTGAGGAGTGTCAGCTGGTCACCCACCTGGTCTCCTGGCTCCTCTGACACAGGTGCACCTGTGgtagggtgggaggagggtcCAGGGCGGGTGCAGCATCCCCAGTGCCCCCAGTGCCTGCTCTTCCACTGCTCCTCAGTTCATCCTCAGATGCCTCCCAAGCTGAGTCCCCCCggaccccccaccccagggcagaGCTCAGAGGCTGAGTTGCAGTGGCGGCTCCAGGTCAACCGTCTCCAGGAGCTCATCGACCAGCTAGAGTGCAAG GCCCCCCGGCTGGAACCCCTGCATGAAGAGGAGCTTACCAAGGGGCCCGACTCG CACATCCTTGTGGCCCAGAGGCAGATGCAGGTGGCAGAGGAAGCCCTGCAAGACTTCCACCGTGCCCTGTGCTGCTACGTGGACTTCACAGGGGCCCAGAGCCATTGTCTGCA TGTGTCTGCCCAGAAGATGCTGGATAATGCCTCGTTCACCCTGTACGAGTTCTGGCAGGatgaggcttcctggagaag GCACCAGCAGTCTGCCTGCAGTAAGGCCTTCCAGCGCATCCTCATTGACCACTTGCGGGCTCCGGACACCCTCACTACTGTGTTCTTCCCAG CCTCCTGGTGGATTATGAATAATAACTGA
- the NECAB3 gene encoding N-terminal EF-hand calcium-binding protein 3 isoform X4 gives MPGDSCAPPASTHGCSNLETEKLCDYFSEHLGVYQPVLAALESLNRAVLTAMDTTKLEYERASKVDQFVTRFLLRETVSQLQALQSSLEGASDTLEAQARGPRSDEDSVEVQSRPRGSRRAGRRALRSVSWSPTWSPGSSDTGAPVVGWEEGPGRVQHPQCPQCLLFHCSSVHPQMPPKLSPPGPPTPGQSSEAELQWRLQVNRLQELIDQLECKAPRLEPLHEEELTKGPDSHILVAQRQMQVAEEALQDFHRALCCYVDFTGAQSHCLHVSAQKMLDNASFTLYEFWQDEASWRRHQQSACSKAFQRILIDHLRAPDTLTTVFFPASWWIMNNN, from the exons ATGCCTGGGGACAGCTGTGCCCCGCCTGCTTCTACCCATGGATGCAG CAATTTGGAAACGGAGAAGCTGTGTG ACTACTTCTCGGAACACCTGGGTGTCTACCAGCCTGTGCTGGCTGCACTGGAGTCGCTGAACCGTGCAGTGCTCACCGCCATGGACACCACCAAGCTG GAATATGAGCGGGCCTCCAAGGTGGACCAGTTTGTGACACGCTTCCTACTGCGGGAGACCGTGAGCCAGCTCCAAGCCCTGCAGAGCTCGCTGGAGGGGGCGTCTGACACTCTGGAGGCCCAGGCCCGTGGCCCGCG GTCAGATGAAGATAGTGTGGAGGTGCAGAGCAGGCCTCGTGGCAGCCGGCGGGCAGGGCGCAGGGCCCTGAGGAGTGTCAGCTGGTCACCCACCTGGTCTCCTGGCTCCTCTGACACAGGTGCACCTGTGgtagggtgggaggagggtcCAGGGCGGGTGCAGCATCCCCAGTGCCCCCAGTGCCTGCTCTTCCACTGCTCCTCAGTTCATCCTCAGATGCCTCCCAAGCTGAGTCCCCCCggaccccccaccccagggcagaGCTCAGAGGCTGAGTTGCAGTGGCGGCTCCAGGTCAACCGTCTCCAGGAGCTCATCGACCAGCTAGAGTGCAAG GCCCCCCGGCTGGAACCCCTGCATGAAGAGGAGCTTACCAAGGGGCCCGACTCG CACATCCTTGTGGCCCAGAGGCAGATGCAGGTGGCAGAGGAAGCCCTGCAAGACTTCCACCGTGCCCTGTGCTGCTACGTGGACTTCACAGGGGCCCAGAGCCATTGTCTGCA TGTGTCTGCCCAGAAGATGCTGGATAATGCCTCGTTCACCCTGTACGAGTTCTGGCAGGatgaggcttcctggagaag GCACCAGCAGTCTGCCTGCAGTAAGGCCTTCCAGCGCATCCTCATTGACCACTTGCGGGCTCCGGACACCCTCACTACTGTGTTCTTCCCAG CCTCCTGGTGGATTATGAATAATAACTGA